The DNA sequence CGCCGGCAAATACGTCGCGTAGCGTGGCTTCGTCGAGGGCCCCCAGGTCGCCGCCGCCGAAGAGCACCTGCGAGGCGCCCAGCGCCGCTTCGTAGGCCGCCTCGGAATGCACACGGATGGTGACGTCCCTGGCCAGGGCTTTTTGCAGGGTTTTGGCACCGGGGTTTTGGGCGTGCTGGGTTTCCAGGGCCTCAATTTCGGCCTGGCCCAGCAGCGTGAACACGCGGATGAGGCGGGGCGCGTCGGCGTCGTCGGCCCGCAAAAAGAACTGGTAGAATTGGTAGGGCGAGGTCAGGGCCGGGTCGAGGAACACGGCGCCGCTCTCGGACTTGCCGTACTTGGTGCCGTCGGCCTTGGTGATGAGCTGGCCGGTGAGGGCGTAGGCCTTGGCCTCGGGGCCCCCCAGGCGGCGAATCAGCTCGGTGCCGGTGGTGATATTGCCCCACTGGTCGCTGCCGCCCATTTGCAGGGTGCAGTTCAGCGACTTATACAAGTGGAAAAAGTCGTAGCCTTGCAGCAGCTGGTAGCTGAACTCGGTGTAGCTGATACCCTCGCTGCCCCCGGCGGCGGCGCCGTCTTCGGGGCCCCCGATGCGGCGCTTTACCGAATCTTTAGCCATCATGTAGTTCACGGTAAGGTGCTTGCCCACGTCGCGCAGGAAATCCAGAAAGCTGAATTCCTTGAACCAGTCGTAGTTGTTGACCATTAGGGCCCCGGTGGGCGAGTCGTTGAACTCCAGGAACCGCTCCAGCTGGGCGCGGATGCCGGCTTGGTTGGTGCGCAGCGTGTCTTCGTCGAGCAGGTTGCGCTCGGCCGACTTGCCGCTGGGGTCGCCGATCATGCCGGTGGCCCCGCCCACCAAGGCCACGGGGCGATGGCCGGCGCGCTGCAAGTGCATGAGCAGCATGATGCTGGCCAGGTTGCCGATGTGCAGCGAAGCGGCCGTGGGGTCGAAGCCGATGTAGCCCGACACGGGTGCGGCGCTGGCCAAGTGCTCAGCGGTGCCGGGCATGGCGTCGTGCAGCATGCCGCGCCAAGTCAGTTCGTCAATTAGGTTCAAGGCGTGAATGAGGGAATGGGTGAATGGGTGAATGGAAACTTGGTACACCCGCAAAACGTGGCCCTAAAGGTACTAGGCGGCTTTACCTTTGCCAGCAGGGAATGAGCGGGCTGCTTGTTCATTCATTCACTCATTCACGCATTCACCCATTGGTACAAGACGCCGACGCCATTTTCAAGCAACTGCGGCAGCGGCAGTTTCAGCCCGTGTATTTTTTGCAGGGCGAGGAGCCGTACTACATCGACGTGGTGGCCGACCTGATTGAGAAAATGGCCCTGCCCGAAGCCGACCGCAGCTTCAACCAAGCCGTGATTTACGGCAAGGACGTGGACGTGGCCGGCGTGCTGGGCCAGGCCAAGCGCTTCCCCATGATGGCCGAGCGCACAGTCGTCATCGTGAAGGAAGCCCAGACCATCGCTGATTTGGAGCAGGAGCGGAGCTGGCCGTTTCTGGAAGCCTACCTCAAAAACCCGCTCGCCAGCACCGTGCTGGTGCTCTGCTACAAGCACAAAACTCTCGACAGCCGCAAGAAGCTCGGTAAGCTGCTGGCCGGCAAAGACGCCCCCGGCGCGGTGTTGATGACGAGCAAGAAGCTCTACGATAGCCAGGTGCCGGCCTGGCTCACGGCCCACGTGCGGGGCCTGGGCCAGCAGATAACCGGGCAGGCCACCGCCTTGCTGGCCGAGTACATTGGGGCCGACCTGAGCCGGCTGGCCAACGAAATCGACAAGCTGGTGCTTAACCTCAAGCCCGGCCAGGCCATCGACGAAGAGCTGGTGCAGCGGCTGGTGGGCATCAGCAAGGAGTACAACATTTTTGAGCTGCAAAAGGCCCTGGTGCAGCGCGACGTACTGAAGGCTAACCGTATCCTGGGCTACTTCGCCGCCAACCCCAAGGCCAACCCGCTGATCCCCAACCTCACGCTGCTCTTCGGTTTCTTCAGCAAGCTGCTGGTGTTGCATCAGGCGGGCCCCCACCCGCCCGACGGCGTGTTCAAAAGCCTGGGCATCGTCAACAGCTTTGCCCAGAAGGAGTACCAGCACGCTATGAAAGCCTACCCCGCGGCGCGGGTCGTGGACCTCATCCACCTCATCCGCCGGGCCGACGCCCAGAGCAAGGGCATCGAAAGCGGCAGCATGGACGAGGGCGAAATCCTGCGCGAGCTGGTCTGGTTGATTTTGCACGCCGTACCGGCCGGCGTGGTGAGTTAGCGCGGGGCCCCCACGCCGGCTGGCAAGATATCAGACATAAAAAGTGCCCCTGGATTATTTCCAGGGGCACTTTTAGGTTTTGCTACCGAGCTGGTAGCCGTTACTCGTGCGTTAGCAGCAGCGACTGGCTGGTGGCGCCGCCGTGCACGCGTACCAGATAGGTTCCGACGGCCAGGGCGCGCAAATTCAATGGGTGCTGGGCCCCGCCCGCCAGGGAATACGCGGCCACGACGCGGCCGGTCAGGTCGAGCACTTGCACTTGGTAAGGGCCGGCAGGCAGGTTGCTCAGGTCGAGGGTAGCCGTGGCGCTGGCTGGGTTGGGGTACAGGCCAGCAGTGCCGCCGGTTTGAAACGCCACGGTGCGCACTGGCGAGTAGCTGGTTTCCCCGTTGGAATCAACCTGGCGCAGGCGGTAGTAGAGGGGCCGGCCGGCCAGCGCGTGGCGCGCAGCCCCCGCGTCCAGAAAGGCGTAGTCGAAGGCCCGGCTGCTGTTGCCCTGGCCGCGCACGGTGCCCACGGCCTCAAACGCGGTATTGTCGGCGCTGCGTTCCACCACGAACCGGTCGTTGTTGTGTTCGCTGGCGGTGGTCCAGCGCAGCTGGGCGTCGAGGCGCGCGGCCACGGCCGTGAAGCGGGCCAGCGACACTGGTAGCGGCACTTGAATGGTCACGTCCTCGGCCGTGCTGGAGCTGCTGCTGTAGTCGCTGCCGCCGGCCGTGCCCAGTCCCGTGTCGGTGGTGCCCGAGTAGTTCTGGCCGGGCTGGGCGGTGGCGTTGGCCGCAGACGTGCGCAGCGGGTTGTCGTAGCTGGCCTCGGCCGACGCCTGGTACGCAACCCCGTTCTGGGCCGACGCGTCGATGGTGGCCCGGAACGTGATGGTGAGCGAAGCCCCGGCCGGAAGAACGAAGCCTGTGAACGTGGGCTGGCTGACGCCGTCGGCGGGCAGGCCGTAGCCGGTGGGCGTGGCGGTGCGGCCGTCGGGCAGGATAAGCGTCGCGACGGGCGTATACGTGCCGTCGTATGTAAACAAGCTGCTGGCCAGGCGGCCCAGGGCGCTGACGCCGGTGGCCGTGCCGCCCGTGTTGGCGACGGTGAGCGTATAGAGGGCCGGGTCCACCGGGCCAGCGCTGCCCCCGGTGCGCGTAACGCCGGGCGTGGAAGTACTCAGTGCCACCGTGAGGGCCGGCAGGCAAGCCGCCGTGCCCGAGCCGCTAGCCGAGGCATCGGCGGCAAAGGCCCCGGCAGTACCGGTAGTGGCTCCAAAGGCCAGGGCCCCCGTGGTGGTGGTGCCGTTGGCCCCGCCGGCCGCCGACGACGACGACGCCACCGCGCCGTTGGTGAACACGGTGCCGCCGCCGCCGCCGCCGCCGGTCCCGTGCGCCGCGTCGGGCTGCGCGCCGTTCACATTGGCATTGCCGCCCTTGCCGCCGTGGGCCGTCACGGTGAGGGCCCCAAGGGTGCTGGCGTTGGCGGCCAGCACCAGTACCGCGCCGCCGGCCCCGCCGCCGCCGCCGCCGTCGTTGGCGGCGGGGCCAGCGTTGAGGCCGTTGGCCAGCACTTGGCCTGCGCCGGCCACGGCCCCCGTGCGTAGTAGCACAATGCCGCCGCCAGCCGCGCCACTACTGGCCAGGCCAGCGTCGTTGGCCGACCCCGCGCCGCCACCGCCGCCCAGGGCCAACCGGCCCGCAGAGGCGCCAAACGCGGCCCCGCCAATGCCCTGGGCGTTGTCGGTCATGTTGCCGGTGTAGCCGTAGCCGTAGCCGCCGAAACCACCCTGGCCACCGTTGGCGCCGCCGCCGCCGCCGGTGTTGCGTGAGTTGTCAGTGGGCGACTCGTCGGTGCCGCCGCCGCCGGCGTTGCCGGGGCCCCCGCGGCCGTTGCTGCCGCTGCGGTAGCCTTCCTGGCCGGTGCTAACCAGGGCCCCGCTGGGGCCGTCGTAGAGGTAGGCGGGCGTGCCGCCCGTGCCTTCGCCTTTGGCACCGCCCGTGCCCGTGGTAGTGGCGCTGCTCAACTGCCGAAAATCGGTATTGCTGTACGATGTCGTGCCCGTGCCTACGCCGGTGTACTGCTTGCCGCCGCCGCCGCGGAAGCCCCGACCGGTCATGGTGAGGCGGGCACCGGGGGCAAACGTGGTCGAGCCGGCCACGTCCAGGGCCAGCACGCCGCCGGCCGTGCCGTTCCAGGGGGCCCCGGCTACCGAGTCGGCCACGGCCAGGGCCGAGTACTGGGGCACGCGCACTACCTGGAAGCGCCGCTGCCCAGTGGGGTTGGCGGCGTCGCTGTAGTCAAGGTTATCGTAGGCGTTGGCCAGCGCCCGGTCCAGCACGAGGGTGCCGCCGCCGGTGGCCACAGCAGTGGTGGCCACCGCGTATTCGTAGAGGCCGGCCGTAAACTCTTGGCTGCCGTTCAGGCTGCCGTTGCCATTGCCATTGCCGCTGCCGTAAGCGGCGGAGTTGTCGGTATTGAAGGGCGCGCCTTGCATCTGCATCACCAGCACCAGGTCGCCGGCCGCGATGGGGGTAGTAGCTGCGCCTACGCCCGTCAGGGCCGGGCCCAGCACGATGCTGGCCGCGTTGCCGCTCGTTGTCACGCGCTGGCCCGCGAAGTAGGTGTTGGGGGCGGAGGTGGCCCCTAGGTTGCCCACGCCGTCTTTGCCGGGTGTGGCGCACACGCTGGCCACATTGGCCAGCCCGCTGATGAGGGTCGTGATGGAAGCAACGTTGTTGGAGGCCACCGGGTCGGGCTCGGTGGCCGTGTTGGCGGTGGTGCCGGTCACCGAGCCGCTCGCGGGGGCGGTAAAGCTGACCGTGTTCGTGGCCGGGGTGCCGCCCGCGGCCAGGTTGCTAGCGGTAAAGGTGACGAG is a window from the Hymenobacter nivis genome containing:
- the tyrS gene encoding tyrosine--tRNA ligase; this translates as MNLIDELTWRGMLHDAMPGTAEHLASAAPVSGYIGFDPTAASLHIGNLASIMLLMHLQRAGHRPVALVGGATGMIGDPSGKSAERNLLDEDTLRTNQAGIRAQLERFLEFNDSPTGALMVNNYDWFKEFSFLDFLRDVGKHLTVNYMMAKDSVKRRIGGPEDGAAAGGSEGISYTEFSYQLLQGYDFFHLYKSLNCTLQMGGSDQWGNITTGTELIRRLGGPEAKAYALTGQLITKADGTKYGKSESGAVFLDPALTSPYQFYQFFLRADDADAPRLIRVFTLLGQAEIEALETQHAQNPGAKTLQKALARDVTIRVHSEAAYEAALGASQVLFGGGDLGALDEATLRDVFAGVPHLRVPRAEAGALNVAVLLSEATGQQIFPSRGEVRKLIQANGLSLNGQKATSPDAPVTELPLLHGKYLVVQRGKKNYYLVELT
- the holA gene encoding DNA polymerase III subunit delta → MVQDADAIFKQLRQRQFQPVYFLQGEEPYYIDVVADLIEKMALPEADRSFNQAVIYGKDVDVAGVLGQAKRFPMMAERTVVIVKEAQTIADLEQERSWPFLEAYLKNPLASTVLVLCYKHKTLDSRKKLGKLLAGKDAPGAVLMTSKKLYDSQVPAWLTAHVRGLGQQITGQATALLAEYIGADLSRLANEIDKLVLNLKPGQAIDEELVQRLVGISKEYNIFELQKALVQRDVLKANRILGYFAANPKANPLIPNLTLLFGFFSKLLVLHQAGPHPPDGVFKSLGIVNSFAQKEYQHAMKAYPAARVVDLIHLIRRADAQSKGIESGSMDEGEILRELVWLILHAVPAGVVS
- a CDS encoding T9SS type A sorting domain-containing protein, whose translation is MALLWGQPYQAQAQFPRAESFQNSTAGGFVLGGSATLTAASGGDPNGAGYLRLTSATANQSGFAIDQTSFLAPSGFSISFEFFAYGGNGADGFSVFLVDADRTSAASFTPGASGGSLGYAQKVSDPVSNGVPFGYIGIGIDEFGNYSNATEGRVGGINTPELTPNAVAIRGAGNGQSTTDYPYLAGSPTLPFKLDVPTVRAQAGSSDYRRVYIDVVPVNGTYRITVRIQHGAALETAVRDFVVPAPPKNLRIGFAGSTGGRTNVHEIRKLAVQQLPFLRDDVAGTAYNQPVSINVLNNDTFTYAPYKAGSVDLDLNTPGVQSSLTLAQGTFLVTPEGIVTFTPSGTFAGAVTLPYTAGDMVDQTASPANIIVVVRGADIANSVSGPTAASPGARVQYTVTTSNLGPLPATNVAPTLQLPAGLGSVVVGNGGAYDAVSGLVTFTASNLAAGGTPATNTVSFTAPASGSVTGTTANTATEPDPVASNNVASITTLISGLANVASVCATPGKDGVGNLGATSAPNTYFAGQRVTTSGNAASIVLGPALTGVGAATTPIAAGDLVLVMQMQGAPFNTDNSAAYGSGNGNGNGSLNGSQEFTAGLYEYAVATTAVATGGGTLVLDRALANAYDNLDYSDAANPTGQRRFQVVRVPQYSALAVADSVAGAPWNGTAGGVLALDVAGSTTFAPGARLTMTGRGFRGGGGKQYTGVGTGTTSYSNTDFRQLSSATTTGTGGAKGEGTGGTPAYLYDGPSGALVSTGQEGYRSGSNGRGGPGNAGGGGTDESPTDNSRNTGGGGGANGGQGGFGGYGYGYTGNMTDNAQGIGGAAFGASAGRLALGGGGGAGSANDAGLASSGAAGGGIVLLRTGAVAGAGQVLANGLNAGPAANDGGGGGGAGGAVLVLAANASTLGALTVTAHGGKGGNANVNGAQPDAAHGTGGGGGGGTVFTNGAVASSSSAAGGANGTTTTGALAFGATTGTAGAFAADASASGSGTAACLPALTVALSTSTPGVTRTGGSAGPVDPALYTLTVANTGGTATGVSALGRLASSLFTYDGTYTPVATLILPDGRTATPTGYGLPADGVSQPTFTGFVLPAGASLTITFRATIDASAQNGVAYQASAEASYDNPLRTSAANATAQPGQNYSGTTDTGLGTAGGSDYSSSSSTAEDVTIQVPLPVSLARFTAVAARLDAQLRWTTASEHNNDRFVVERSADNTAFEAVGTVRGQGNSSRAFDYAFLDAGAARHALAGRPLYYRLRQVDSNGETSYSPVRTVAFQTGGTAGLYPNPASATATLDLSNLPAGPYQVQVLDLTGRVVAAYSLAGGAQHPLNLRALAVGTYLVRVHGGATSQSLLLTHE